The Streptomyces sp. NBC_00459 DNA segment CATGGGAGTGTCGGATCGGGTTCGCGAGATGAAGGACTGGATGGCGGTGGCCGCCGCACCACGGGCCCACTCCTCGAAGGGCAGCGGACGCGTTCTGACGTCGCACCGCGCGGCAGCCCCGAAGGCGGAGGCGGCGAAGGAGTCCCTGATCCGCTCGGCGAACAGGTCGTAGGCGGCGAGCCCTTCGCCGGAGATGATCACACGTTCGGGTCCGAGCAGATTGACCACGGATCCGATGGCCCGCCCGATGGCCGCGCCCGCGCGTGCGTACACCTCACGGGCTCCGGGGTCGCCGCGGTGGGCGAGTTCCAGGGCCTCGGCCGCGTCGGCCACGTCGATCCCGGTCTCCGCCCGTACGTCGCGCACGATCGCCGAGTCGGAGGCGATGGCCTCCACACAGCCCCGGTTGCCGCAGTGGCACAGCGGGCCCGCGGGGTCGAGGGAGAGATGCCCGATCTCACCGGCCACACCGTGCGCACCCGAGACCACCCGGCCGCCCACGACGAGACCGCAGCCGATACCGGCACCCACCGTCACCAGCGCGAAGTCGGACAGGCCCACGCCCGCGCCGAACCACTGCTCGGCGACGGTGAGCGCGCGGACGTCGTTGTCGACGGTGACCGGCAGACCGATGGTCATGGCGGCGAGGCTGGCGAGCGGAACGTCCCGCCAGTCGAGAAACGGGGAGTACCGCACCATGCCCTCCGCGCGGTCCACCTCACCGGAGACGGCGATTCCCACGCCCCTGACCGGCACCCCGAACCCTTCGGCGTCGGTGAGCAGTTCGAGGACGAGACCGCCCAGGGTGGCGAGAACACCCCCGGGCCGTCGGTCACCGAGCGGGGTGTGCCGGGCGACCCTGATACGGCAGCACAGATCCGTCAGCACGGCGATGATCTCGTCGCCCGTCACTTTGACCCCGATGAACAGCGCCCGGTCGCCGTCGACCCGCACCGGGTTGGCGGGCCTGCCCAGCGCCCGCCTGTGCTCCTCGTCGACGTCCTCCAGCAGGTATCCCGTCTCGATCAGCGGCCGGACGGCCTTGGTCACCGCCGCGGGAGACAGTGCGGCCCGCCGTGCGATCTCCGCCCGCGTGAGCGGACCGTGGGAGAGCACGATGGTGAAGATCTGGGCAGCGGCGGGCGTATGGGCCGGAAACGTCTCGGAGGCCGGGAACTCCTCGGAGGGCAAGGGCGAGCGCATGGGCGGAACGTACGGTTCATTCTTTTCTGTTGTCAATAAAAGAAGCACGATTGCTGTGAAGTCGCTGTACGCCCTGTGGCGAGAGTGCTGGCCGCGCCGTTCAGGCACACCTGGGCCGCGTCGCATTGTCAGTGGTCTGCTGCATGATCGGCACATCAGTTCGTCTACCGGGTTGGGGAGCTATGCCGATCACGAACAAGCAGGTGGCGGGGCACGCGTTTCTGCGGCTGCTGTACGCGGACACGTACTACCCGGATCACGTCGTCGACAGAGGCACGGCGATTCTGCTGCGGCTGTGCGAGCGGATCGAGGCTGAGCAACCGTCGGATCTGACGGCCCTGTACGTGCTCACGCAGGCCGCGACGGAGGAGTTCAACCTGCTGGAGGCGGAGTTCGATGCGGCCGGGAGCGAGATCGAGACGGTGGCGCGCGAGGAGATCGCCGAGGACTTCGGGTTCGTCGCGTCGGCCTACGGCTTCGCCGACGCGGACGTGGAGGAGCTGATCGCCACCCGGAATTGGTGAGCGACGATGCCGCGTTCGACCGTGTGGCGCTCGCGCTGGTCGCCTTTGCCGAACTGCCGAACCCGTCAAGGGACGGCATCTCCCGACAGCCCATGACTGTCATGGACCTCTCGGGTGCCCCGAAGCAGCGAACGGTGGGTAGCTCCACGGCGGAGGTCGCATCGCCGCCCGCCCCCTGGTGCGGGCCGTGATCGCTGGGACAGTCCCTACGACCGACGGCATCCGCGACCTGTGGACCGTGCCGGCGAACGGCGGGGGCAGCCCCCGGCTGCTGATCGCGGGGGCTTCTCGCCGGCGCCGCTGTGGCCGTCGAGGAAGGGACCACAGACGTGTTCGTCCGGTTCGAGGGATGCCGCGATGGCAGGAGCGGTCCTTCGTCCGCCCACGGCGGCGGTGCGGTTCAGCCGAGGAACGACAACCGCACCTTGTGGTTCGCGTTGCCGACGTCCGTGTCCGCCAACCTCCGCAGGACAGTCTTCACCGTGGTCGAGCGGTTCCGAGCACGGATGTCCGTCGAGGGGCACATAGGGGCGCATAGGGACCTCGGCGGTTATCCGATGAAGTTGTTGACGACGGTGGCCTTCCCCGCTTCGAGTGCTCGGTCCATCACGTAGCTGCCGACCGCGATGTCGAGCACGCCCAGTCCGAACGGGGAGAAGATGACGGGCTTCCCACTCGGGACGTCGACCGTCCCGTTCAGCAGTCCGCCCAGCGTGCCGCGGATGAACTCCCGGCTGCCGGTCGCCTGTTCGGCCAGGTGCGGGGAGGTGTTCGCCTTCAGGCAGTGCTCGACGTCATCGACGATATTGGTCGAAGCCAGGATGACCTCGGGCGGCAGGTCGCGCAGCGAGATGTTGAGGACTGTCTGGTCCGGCGTGAACCGGTGATCGGTGTCCACGTACGGCTCGCCCGCTGTGGTGGCGAAGACCACCAGGTCCGCCTTCAGGACCGCGTCGAGTCCGACCGGGTCGACACCAAGGCCGGTGTCCGCGCGCACCCGCTCCGCGAATCCCGCGATCCGCTCGTGGTCGAGGTCGTGGGCGATGACGTTCGCGATGTCGACAGTGGAACTGTGCAGGTGGTCGAGGACGGTGGACGCGATCACCCCGGTGCCGACGACCCCCACCGTGATGCCGGCCCCCGTGCACAGCCGCTCCGCCGCCACCGCCGCCGACGCGGCCGTACGGGCGGCGCTGATGTGCGCGGACTCCAGGCACGCCAACGGGCGGCCCGTCTCGAAGTCGTTGAGGATCAGCACCGCCGAGGCCCGCGGGATACCGCGCGACAGGTTGTCCGGGAAGCTGGAGATCCACTTGATGCCCATCCGGTTGACATCGGCCCCGATGTAGGCGGGCAGAGCGATGACCCTCGAATTGGGCTTGTGCGGGAAACGGAGGAAGTAGCTGTCCGGGTTGATGGTGTCGCCGGCATCGTGAAGGCGGTAGGTCGATGCGACGATTTCCCGCACCTTCGCCTTGTCGCCGCCGAGGATGTCGGCGATGTCCGGGCCGGCGACGACGATGAAGTCAGACATTGCTGTGCTCCTTTATCAGGGTGGGGTGCGCCTTCAACCACTGTTCCGAGTAGATGGTGGAGAGGTACTTGTCCCCCAGATCAGGGGATATGACGACGACCCGGGAGCCGCGGGGAATCTCGTCCCGCATTCTTCGCACCGCCGCGAGCACCGTGCCGGTCGAACCCCCGACGAGAAGGCCGTACGCGCGGGCGGCGTGGTGGCACAGGGCAACGCTCTCGTGCTCCGGGATGAGCACCTTGTGGAAGCTGCCGTCGTCGGAGTAGATCTCCGGCAGCCGACTGGCGCCGAGGCCGGGGACATAGCGGCGCTTGGAACTGCCGCCGAAGGTTATCGATCCCTCGGCGTCGACTCCGACGACACGGTGGGACAGGCGGTTCTCACGGCGGTACTCCAGGCAGCCCATCAGTGTTCCCGACGTACCGACGCCAACGAAGAGGTAGTCAATGGGGCCGAGTTCCCGGTCGATCGACCGGGCCGTGGTGTCCTTGTGCGCCTCCACGTTGGCCCGGCTCTTGTACTGGTTCAGCCATACCAGGTGTGGATCGGCTTTCAGCATGTCACCGACGAAGGCCAGGCGTTTGTGGAGGAAACCCCCGTTCGCGTCGGGCTCCTCGATGATGACGACGTCCGCTCCCAGGGCCTCCATCGCCAGCACCGCCGACTCGACCGTGTTCACGTCGGCGACGATGGTCAGCGGATATCCCTTGATCGCGCAGACAATGCCGAGCGCGACCCCGAGGTTCCCCGACGAGGACTCGATGACCCGGCTTGTGCCGGGTACCAGGGACCCCTCTTCCTCAGCCCGCTCAACGAGGTTGAGCGCGGCCTTGAATTTTATGGAGCCCGCGGGGTTCAGTCCCTCGATCTTCAGGAAGACTTCCGAGCCGGGGAGAAAATCGGCGAGCTCCAGGAACACGTCATCATGGATGATTTCGTTCACGCTCCGATAAATCAATCGAATATCCTTCCAATCGGCGTCTGCAGAGTGACCGAACGGTCGGGCTTCAATAATTGACAAAGCGTCATATTCCATGCCACGCATGCCGAAGACCACGCGGTCGGAGATCTCGGGACTGCCGAGGAGAATGGACTCCGGTTCGACCGGAAGGGCCTTCTCGGTGACGGTCTGGTTCGAGTGGTGGGGTGTCCGAAGAACTGGGTCCTGTCCGCAACTGGAGCGCGCCGTCGACGATCCGGTACTCGGAGTCGTCGTCCTCGAACCGGAAGGGGCCCTTCGCTGGATTGAGGTGTCGAAGCCGGAGGGTGGGCGCCCGACGCTCAGGAGGTCACTTCGGGCGACGGCAAGCCGGCCTTGGGCGATCCCGCGGCGGGCGATCCGGGCGGCACCGCCGCCGTCGACTCGGAGCGCGCCAGCCTGCTGCCGACCGCCATGATCAGACCGGCCGCAACGGCGAAGAGCGATGCGAGGACGACCATTCCCGATGCTCCCCAGGTGATGAGTACGGCGACCAGAGCGGGTCCCACGATGTTCGCGATGGAGCCGCCGAGACTGAACACGGCCAGGTACTCGGCCTTCTTGGAGTCCGGCGCGTGGCGGATAGACAGCTCCCACGCGCCCGCGCCCTGGAGAAGCTCGCCGCAGGTGAGCAGGACGGTCGCCACCACCAGGATCGTGATGCTCAGCCAGACGTCGGTGTACATCGTCGGGATCAGCACCAGGCTGAAGAGGCCGAGCGCCAGGCCGGACCGCAGAAGGGAGCGGGTGCCGTCCGCGGTGCTCTTGATGTTCTTCGCGAAGTGCACCTGGAAGACGATCGCGAGGACGGTGTTGAGGAAGAGGAGCGCGCTGAGCAGGGCCTCGGGTGCGTTCGTCGCCTCGACGAGCCACAGCGGGATGGCCACGCCGAGGAGAACAGGGTGCAGGAAGAGGATGCCGTTGACGGCGGAGAGGGCCAGATAGCTGCGGTCCTTCGCGACGTCGACGAGCCCGGCGTACCACTTCTGCGTGGCCGGCTCCGAGGGCGGGGTGTCGACGTCCACGAAGCGGAAGACCACCGACGACAGCACGCTGCACGCGGCTCCGGCCAGGATGACCGACCGCAGCCAAGGCAGCCCGCCCATCGAGATCAGCGGTGCGGCGGCCAGGGTGCCGATCGACATCCCGACGTTGATGACGGAGCTGATCACGCCGAGCATCCGGGTGCGGTCGGCGCTGCCTGCGGTCGTGTTGACCAGGATCTGGACCATGGGAAAGATCGGCCCCTGCGACACCAGGACCATGGAGGCGCACAGGGTGAACGTGACCATGTCCTCGGAGAAGGCCAGCGCCACCAGCCAGGTCGCACGCCACAGTTGGAGCGACCGCAGCAGGGTGAGCGGGCCGAAACGCTTCGCGAGGAGCGTGACGGGGACCGTGGTCAGGAAGCCGACGAGACCGGCGATGGTCAGGCCGAGCCCGACCTGGGCCGCCGTCAGGCCTATGCCCTTCAGGAAGTACAGCGTGCTGCCGGCCAGGTAGAACCCGCTGCCGGAGGCGTTGACGACGACTCCGACGGCGATGACGCGGTGGTTCCGGCCGGGGAGCGAGTAGTCACTGACCAGTTTCTTGAATGAGTTCTTGATCATCACTCGGCCGCCGGTGACGAGAACGGGGTGAGCCGGATGTCGATGAGCGACTCCGCCTTGTCGAGGATGTGTCGGCACTCCTCGGGGCTGTCGCCGGTGACGATGACGGCAAGCACCCGTGGCTCCAGACCGCGTGGCGGCAGCCGGAGCGGAATGGGCGGTTTGATCAGGCGCACCACCTCCACGACCCCGTCGAGCAGTTCGGCGGCGGCGGTGTCGACGGACTCCACGGTCCCGTCCTCGGCCGGGAAGAGGAACCTGATCTCGACGCACCGGTCGCGTACCTGCTCGGTGTCGGGCCGGTGCCCCAGCGCGATCGACACCGCGGCGGACGTCAGGTCGACACCGATGGCGAGGTGGCCGAGGAGGGGGATGAAGTCGCCGCCGAGCCGTCCGTTGAGCTCGATCAGCTTCGGTCCCGACGGCGACAGCCGGACCTCGGCGTGCGTCACGCCATCGGTGATGCCCAGGTCACGGTGGGTCTGGACGAGCATGCTCCGCACCGCGTCCGCCCACTCCTCGTCGCGCCACGGGGCGACGAGGTGCCCCACCTCCTGGCAGTAGGGCTCGAAGCCGAGGCGTTTGCGCGCCACGTTCACCGGCTGCACCTCGCCCTCGAAGACCACGGAGTCGATGCTGATCTCCGGGCCGTCGACGTACTCCTCCACGATCGAGCCGCTGAGCGGGGTCAGTCCGGGGAAGCTGCTCGCCGAGGTCATGGCGAAGTGCTCGACGAGTTCGTCCCGGTTGTTGGCCTGGGCCACGCCCACGCTGCCCGCGAGCGAGCGCGGCTTGATGACGACCGGGTAGCCGAAGGACTCGGCGGCCTCCAGGGCCTGCTCCTCGGTTTCGACACGTGCGAACCGGACGAGGCCGGTGGTCTGCCGGGTCCGGGTGGAGAGCTTGTCCCGGCAGTTCGCGGCGGCCGCCGGCGACATGTGGCGCATGCCGAGCCGCGCGGCCGCGGCCGCGGTGTCCTCCAGGAGAACCTCGGCCCACGTCATGACGCCGACGTTGCCGTCGTGCTCCGCGAAGAGGTCGCCGATCGCCTCCACCAGCGAATCGGGCTTGGTGTCGGGAACCCTCCGGTGAGCCGTGATGTATTCGTGCTCCCAGGTCGCCTCCGAGGTGCTGACAAGGGCGATCCGGGTGCCTCCGGCGACCGCCTTGTACGCGTACTCCCGGTAGACGCGCTCACCGGAGCCGACGAAGACGACCAGCTCGGGGGCGGCCGGGTCGACGGGGCGGCAGCGGAAGTCGTAGGCACCGACGGTCCGTTCGACCTTCGCCAGCACCTCTGCGCTGGAGCGCCCGCGGAACCGGAAGCGCGCCCCGGAGTTCTCGTAGCCGTGCTCGTATCCGGGAGTGGCGACGATCGTCTGTCCGCGGATCGGGCTGACTGTCTCGTACGGGCCGTCCTCGGCGGAGAGGGCGAGCTCGGACGCGACGACGCGGCACGGCCGGACCTCCGGCGTCTTCATCAGCAGCCAGCCGACGCGCTCGGTCTCCTCGACGGGCGGCAGCGACCGCGCCTCATCGGGAACCGTGTCTCCGACCTGGAGCGCGAAGGTGACCTTCATGAGGTCGATGCCGTGGACCTCACGCCACAGGAAGGGGACTTCGGCACCTCCGGGGCGGGCTCCGATCTCCAGGAACTGCACCTCCGGCGCGTCCTGCGGCCCGGAGACGAAGAGTTCCAGGTGGAAGACGACGGGACCGGCGCCGAGGGCGGCGGTGGTCCGGGTGGTGAAGTCCTCGACGCGGGACAGGAGCACCGGGTCGTCGATCTCGACCGACCCCAGCGGCTCGCCCTTGGTGTAGCCGAAGCAGGTGTTGACATACCGCGACGCCCGCCAGGCCCCGAGCCCTGGCCCGCCCCCCAGGCTGACCCCGTCGACGTGCAGGATCTCGTACGGGAGGTAGGGCTGTATCAGGAGGATCTCGTCGGGCGGGAAGACGAACGCGGCGAGGTCGTCGGCGGAGTCGAGGCGTGTGACGCCGATGCTGGACGTGCCGCTCACCGGCTTGAGCAGGACGGGCCAGCCGTGCTCGTCGGCGAACGAGCGCACCACCTGGTGGTCGACCGCGTGCGCGGTCGCGGGCACGGCGACACCGGCTTCGGTCAGGCGTTCCGCCATGACCAACTTGTCGCGGAAGGGCGCGAGTTCCGGCGGGGTCTGACCGGGGACACCGAGTTCCTCGCGGAGGACGGCGGCGAGGTCGAGGTCCGATTCGTTGAGCGCGACTATGCGGTCGGGTACCCCGTACTGGGCGATGAGCTCATCGACAGCGCCCCTCAACAGAGGCTCGTCCTCCGTGCTGGCGATCTGCTTGACCGCGGCCGCCGTATCGGGAATCGAACCGAGCGACCATGGCGCGGCAATGTACGTGACCGTGTTGGAGGCGTGGTCGATGTACGACTCGTACTCCGCGAAACGATCGGTCCATTGATGCAGGATCATGACATGCTTCGACACTATTCCTCCAAGACAGCGCAACAGGTGAATTCACAACTGGCGGCTCGACCAGTCGGCGGTTCATCAGACGGGAGCGGGCGATTCGGCGCGACTGTCCAATAGCCAGGGATTCGCGCGAACTCCACCCGATCACGGCCGGAAGGGGTGCAGGGCGTGTCACCCGGCAACCCGGCGACAGAGGCCGCATGACCGGCGGCCGCATCACTCGATCCGGGAATCCGTCTCATGGGCGGCGGCGAGGAGGATCTCCTCGATCAGGCGGAGAACGCCGGTGATCCTCTTGTAACCGGTCGCCGAGGAATTCTCCTGGAGCGTCGAGGTGAGCACCTCGCCCTCCTGTACCTGGAGGTAGAGAGGCGCGCCGATGTTGCGGCCGGTGGTGCCGGTCTCCAGGCCCTCGGGGATGGACAACTGGTCCTTCTGATATTCACCCATGTAATTGAAGAAGTAGGTGAAGAGCCCGCTCACAGATCCATCGAAGCAGCCGTTCACCGTGCCCGTGAAGCCGTGTTCGGCCGCGATCTCCAGCATGTCGTCGACGTTGTGCTCGCCATGTCGGTAGGACCTGAACAGCTCCCAGTGGACCTTGGTGGCGAAGGCACCGAACGGCTCACCCGGCTCGGTGCGGACGACAAGGGGAATCAACTGGTCCTGCGTCGTGAGCAGCTTTTCCCAGCGCGGGTCACTGCGGTTGTTGGTGAAGACCGCGACCATGATCTCGTCCAGGCCGTCGTACTGCGCGGCGGCGCGGCAGTAGGCACTGAGGACGACCGAGGGAAGCGAGATCTGGTGGGCCCGGGCGATCCGGCGAACGGCGTCGGTCTGTTCCGCGGTGCCGTAACGGCCCCAACGCCCGTGGACCGACTCGGGCGCCTCGTCGCGGACCATGGCCGGCGCCCTGTCGAAGATTTTCTGCCAGTGCTTGCGGGCCGAGTTTCGGCGCGTCTCTTTGGCCGCGGACCACTGCTCCTCCGCCAGAGACCGGCACGTCGGAGCCTCACCCCCCAGGGCGCCCGCGGAGAGAAGTGTCAGGAACTCCCGCTGCAACTGATTGACCGACCAGCCGTCCGTCGCGATGTGGTGGAGACAGATGGCCAGCCAACGGAGTTCACCGTCCTTGGCCACCAGCGTCATCCGCCAGGGCGGTTCGGTCGCGAGGTCGAAGGGCTCGCGACCGAGGGAATCCGCCGCCTGCACCGGCTCGGTCTCCTGCGGCGGGCCGGCGACGACAACCGGTTGCGGGGGGAGAATGATCTGCGTGGGCTTCTTGCTGCCGAGGTCCTCGTAGCGTGTACGCAGAGCCTCGTGTCGCTCCTGCAGGACGGTCAAGGCCTCTTCGACCTGCTGGGAGGTGGTCGCTGCGGGCAGTTTCCACACCTGGGGGAGATTGGCAGCCAGCGGGTCAATGTTCTGGATGGAACGTAAAAGCGACAGTTGGCCAAAAGTGATGGGTGCCCTGGCGACTTCATTCGCTTGCATATGCAATAACCCATTCATGCCGTGACGTTGGTTGAACCTATCGCGATGCCAGTTACCGACTCGGCCGCCGTGATCGCGCTCTCGTCGCAGGCTTGACCGACCCACCCTGACACCCGTCGTGCAGGCAGCACCCCAAGGCCCCGGAGAGTCCTTCTCGAGATCTGAACAGATACCCGAGGCCTGACGTGGCGCCGTTGACACGTGAGCACACGTCACAGCAGGACCAGCCTCAAGGCATCACTAAAGCGAAGTAAAGTTAATCCCCCAGATTCGGCACTCACACGCGATCGCCATTGATCGGAGCCCTGGTCAAGGGTGCGCAGACACCGGTAACCGTTTCAATCCAGCTTCGTTGCATGACTCGATGGTGCGAAGAGAGTCAACATGAAATATGTCGCTGCCAATGTCCTGAACTTAAATCCACCAGCGGATTGCGGTCAAGGGGTGCTCACTTTCCGAGACAGTTGCCCGGTGGGCGCGGATAGCGGAACCATTCCCTCCAACCGAGGGCGGACATGTCCAGTTCGCATTCGGCCTGCGGTATTTGTTCCTTAGTACTCCATTCATAGTTCGCTATCACTGCTGGTCAGAGCCGCGTCTTGAGTGCACTCGGCTGACGTCACGTCAGGTTGTGTGACTGCTGCGCCGCGGGTGTGTCACTGAGGGACGGTCAGCTGCCAGGCGTAGCCCGGATTTCAGCCACGGTGAGCGGCGCGAGACCGCCGGAACCGTTTCTTCCACTCCCCTTTTCGGCTGCCGCTGAGGCCATGTTCGGCCGACTGCCAGCGGATCTTCCGGTCCACCGGATCGATCAGGCCGCACACGTGGGCGCGCGTCCTCCGCCGCGGATCCACCCGACCGACGCCTCGTTGTGAGGCGGTTCGATCAACGCCCACTCATCCCCCTGAGCTCCTTGCGCGCCATGCCCGACTTTCACCCACCACCGCGCAGCCCCCGGAACGGGCGTCCGGCGCCCTGGTCACGTCCCGTCCGGAGCGAAGAAGGCGGAGAGTGCTGCCGCGACCGCCTTGGCGTCGTTCTCCATCGGGATGTGGCCCGCGTTCGGGACGCGAACCAGGTCGGTGTTCAGCATCTCCTCGGCGAAGCGTTCGGCGTACGCGATGCCCTGGAAGGTGTCGTCCTCTCCCCACACCAGCAGCTTCGGCACCTCCGAGCGGCGCAGCGCCGGAACCAGGTCAAGGGTGTATCGGCTGTCCGCCGCGCCGGCCAGCGCCATCCAGGAACGGCCGACGCGCCGACTGCGCCAGGGATCGAGGTACTCGGAGATCTCCTCCTCGGCGGCCGGCCGTCCCAGCGCGGCGGTGATCGCCGTGCGCCGGGCAGCAAGGAGTCCCTCCACGCTCGTGGCGGCCACCACCTCGGGGTTCCGGAACCGCTCCACGCCCGGCACCGGCCACGAGTCGTAGGTCACCGAGTTGACCAGGGCCAGCCGGGCCACCTCGGTGTTCCCTGCGACCGCGAGATGCTGAGCAATGGCTCCGCCGATGTCATGGCCCGCCACCCTCAGCGGCTCATCGGCGCCCACAGCGGCGGCGAAGCGCCGCACCCAGTCGGCAAGCGCCGGCACGGTGGCGGATTCGGCGTCCAGCTCCCCGGCCGACCGGCCGAGTCCGGGCAGGTCGACGGCAATGGGCCGCAGCCCTGCCGCTGCCAGCTCCGTCA contains these protein-coding regions:
- a CDS encoding DUF5713 family protein, with translation MPITNKQVAGHAFLRLLYADTYYPDHVVDRGTAILLRLCERIEAEQPSDLTALYVLTQAATEEFNLLEAEFDAAGSEIETVAREEIAEDFGFVASAYGFADADVEELIATRNW
- a CDS encoding ATP-grasp domain-containing protein, with translation MSKHVMILHQWTDRFAEYESYIDHASNTVTYIAAPWSLGSIPDTAAAVKQIASTEDEPLLRGAVDELIAQYGVPDRIVALNESDLDLAAVLREELGVPGQTPPELAPFRDKLVMAERLTEAGVAVPATAHAVDHQVVRSFADEHGWPVLLKPVSGTSSIGVTRLDSADDLAAFVFPPDEILLIQPYLPYEILHVDGVSLGGGPGLGAWRASRYVNTCFGYTKGEPLGSVEIDDPVLLSRVEDFTTRTTAALGAGPVVFHLELFVSGPQDAPEVQFLEIGARPGGAEVPFLWREVHGIDLMKVTFALQVGDTVPDEARSLPPVEETERVGWLLMKTPEVRPCRVVASELALSAEDGPYETVSPIRGQTIVATPGYEHGYENSGARFRFRGRSSAEVLAKVERTVGAYDFRCRPVDPAAPELVVFVGSGERVYREYAYKAVAGGTRIALVSTSEATWEHEYITAHRRVPDTKPDSLVEAIGDLFAEHDGNVGVMTWAEVLLEDTAAAAARLGMRHMSPAAAANCRDKLSTRTRQTTGLVRFARVETEEQALEAAESFGYPVVIKPRSLAGSVGVAQANNRDELVEHFAMTSASSFPGLTPLSGSIVEEYVDGPEISIDSVVFEGEVQPVNVARKRLGFEPYCQEVGHLVAPWRDEEWADAVRSMLVQTHRDLGITDGVTHAEVRLSPSGPKLIELNGRLGGDFIPLLGHLAIGVDLTSAAVSIALGHRPDTEQVRDRCVEIRFLFPAEDGTVESVDTAAAELLDGVVEVVRLIKPPIPLRLPPRGLEPRVLAVIVTGDSPEECRHILDKAESLIDIRLTPFSSPAAE
- the sbnB gene encoding 2,3-diaminopropionate biosynthesis protein SbnB encodes the protein MSDFIVVAGPDIADILGGDKAKVREIVASTYRLHDAGDTINPDSYFLRFPHKPNSRVIALPAYIGADVNRMGIKWISSFPDNLSRGIPRASAVLILNDFETGRPLACLESAHISAARTAASAAVAAERLCTGAGITVGVVGTGVIASTVLDHLHSSTVDIANVIAHDLDHERIAGFAERVRADTGLGVDPVGLDAVLKADLVVFATTAGEPYVDTDHRFTPDQTVLNISLRDLPPEVILASTNIVDDVEHCLKANTSPHLAEQATGSREFIRGTLGGLLNGTVDVPSGKPVIFSPFGLGVLDIAVGSYVMDRALEAGKATVVNNFIG
- a CDS encoding ROK family transcriptional regulator, producing the protein MRSPLPSEEFPASETFPAHTPAAAQIFTIVLSHGPLTRAEIARRAALSPAAVTKAVRPLIETGYLLEDVDEEHRRALGRPANPVRVDGDRALFIGVKVTGDEIIAVLTDLCCRIRVARHTPLGDRRPGGVLATLGGLVLELLTDAEGFGVPVRGVGIAVSGEVDRAEGMVRYSPFLDWRDVPLASLAAMTIGLPVTVDNDVRALTVAEQWFGAGVGLSDFALVTVGAGIGCGLVVGGRVVSGAHGVAGEIGHLSLDPAGPLCHCGNRGCVEAIASDSAIVRDVRAETGIDVADAAEALELAHRGDPGAREVYARAGAAIGRAIGSVVNLLGPERVIISGEGLAAYDLFAERIRDSFAASAFGAAARCDVRTRPLPFEEWARGAAATAIQSFISRTRSDTPMERV
- a CDS encoding MFS transporter — encoded protein: MIKNSFKKLVSDYSLPGRNHRVIAVGVVVNASGSGFYLAGSTLYFLKGIGLTAAQVGLGLTIAGLVGFLTTVPVTLLAKRFGPLTLLRSLQLWRATWLVALAFSEDMVTFTLCASMVLVSQGPIFPMVQILVNTTAGSADRTRMLGVISSVINVGMSIGTLAAAPLISMGGLPWLRSVILAGAACSVLSSVVFRFVDVDTPPSEPATQKWYAGLVDVAKDRSYLALSAVNGILFLHPVLLGVAIPLWLVEATNAPEALLSALLFLNTVLAIVFQVHFAKNIKSTADGTRSLLRSGLALGLFSLVLIPTMYTDVWLSITILVVATVLLTCGELLQGAGAWELSIRHAPDSKKAEYLAVFSLGGSIANIVGPALVAVLITWGASGMVVLASLFAVAAGLIMAVGSRLARSESTAAVPPGSPAAGSPKAGLPSPEVTS
- a CDS encoding condensation domain-containing protein; the protein is MNGLLHMQANEVARAPITFGQLSLLRSIQNIDPLAANLPQVWKLPAATTSQQVEEALTVLQERHEALRTRYEDLGSKKPTQIILPPQPVVVAGPPQETEPVQAADSLGREPFDLATEPPWRMTLVAKDGELRWLAICLHHIATDGWSVNQLQREFLTLLSAGALGGEAPTCRSLAEEQWSAAKETRRNSARKHWQKIFDRAPAMVRDEAPESVHGRWGRYGTAEQTDAVRRIARAHQISLPSVVLSAYCRAAAQYDGLDEIMVAVFTNNRSDPRWEKLLTTQDQLIPLVVRTEPGEPFGAFATKVHWELFRSYRHGEHNVDDMLEIAAEHGFTGTVNGCFDGSVSGLFTYFFNYMGEYQKDQLSIPEGLETGTTGRNIGAPLYLQVQEGEVLTSTLQENSSATGYKRITGVLRLIEEILLAAAHETDSRIE
- the sbnA gene encoding 2,3-diaminopropionate biosynthesis protein SbnA, which translates into the protein MEYDALSIIEARPFGHSADADWKDIRLIYRSVNEIIHDDVFLELADFLPGSEVFLKIEGLNPAGSIKFKAALNLVERAEEEGSLVPGTSRVIESSSGNLGVALGIVCAIKGYPLTIVADVNTVESAVLAMEALGADVVIIEEPDANGGFLHKRLAFVGDMLKADPHLVWLNQYKSRANVEAHKDTTARSIDRELGPIDYLFVGVGTSGTLMGCLEYRRENRLSHRVVGVDAEGSITFGGSSKRRYVPGLGASRLPEIYSDDGSFHKVLIPEHESVALCHHAARAYGLLVGGSTGTVLAAVRRMRDEIPRGSRVVVISPDLGDKYLSTIYSEQWLKAHPTLIKEHSNV
- a CDS encoding alpha/beta fold hydrolase — encoded protein: MSSTTITRKAVDVDGRPASYLTAAGTDAGADRPPVLLLHGTYWSRVWLPVLTELAAAGLRPIAVDLPGLGRSAGELDAESATVPALADWVRRFAAAVGADEPLRVAGHDIGGAIAQHLAVAGNTEVARLALVNSVTYDSWPVPGVERFRNPEVVAATSVEGLLAARRTAITAALGRPAAEEEISEYLDPWRSRRVGRSWMALAGAADSRYTLDLVPALRRSEVPKLLVWGEDDTFQGIAYAERFAEEMLNTDLVRVPNAGHIPMENDAKAVAAALSAFFAPDGT